In the Leptospira sp. WS4.C2 genome, one interval contains:
- a CDS encoding penicillin-binding protein → MTEYKQRFKYIILFILSLFVILLFRVVYLTYFNDNIINLKSSKYVQRGTIYDRRGIELAISRESATVGIDPTNIYDPELTAQELGPILGITSNKLIETIRDKQNYFLLKREIELSKAEKIKALALPGVRVEKEYKRIYPQGSLAASLLGFTGYDDDKALSGLEMLFNLELLSTPDAESSKGNNVHLTIDSIIQYRLEKSLQKAFIQTASKRGIGMIMDTETGKILAMASFPNFDPNHFQDFPLESHSNWSIRHIYEPGSTMKIFIALMLLNEGKILPGERFHCPGYIEIGKTTIRCTDNHGHVNLDEILQYSCNVGIIKAAQKIDEATYYNYMDKFKFGKRTNFSIHEAKGYLPPLNRWNKSTPYFLSIGQGLSVTPIQLITAAAAVVNGGILFEPSVVSQVTNSYGELVHEFSIKHELLGIKEGAAKKTLNAMSKAVSQGTGKKAYLENYFIAGKTGTSQKAKAGAGYQAGLFTASFLGFFPAEKPKYVGLIVFDEPGGDAHTGGGIAAPVFREVVESIIPIVEKSEKALVYRLKGERNKIYKLDSKVMPDLSGFTASETIQILKQLKAEYKLEGSGFVKSQDPKAGTSLSPNATIKIILEP, encoded by the coding sequence ATGACTGAATACAAACAACGTTTTAAGTATATCATTCTATTTATACTCTCTTTGTTCGTGATCCTACTCTTTCGTGTTGTTTATCTCACTTATTTTAATGATAATATCATCAACTTAAAGTCGAGTAAGTATGTACAAAGGGGAACTATCTATGATAGACGCGGGATTGAACTGGCGATCTCACGCGAGTCGGCTACAGTTGGAATCGATCCCACTAACATCTATGATCCGGAACTTACTGCGCAGGAACTTGGCCCCATTCTTGGAATCACTTCCAACAAATTGATTGAAACCATCAGAGACAAACAAAATTACTTTTTGTTAAAAAGAGAGATCGAACTTTCCAAAGCAGAAAAAATCAAAGCTTTGGCACTTCCCGGTGTTCGTGTGGAAAAAGAGTACAAACGAATTTATCCACAAGGAAGTTTGGCCGCAAGCCTTCTTGGTTTTACAGGTTACGATGATGACAAAGCCCTTTCAGGACTTGAGATGTTATTCAATTTGGAATTGTTATCCACACCCGATGCAGAGTCTAGCAAAGGAAACAACGTCCATCTAACCATTGATAGCATCATCCAATACCGATTAGAAAAGTCTCTGCAGAAAGCTTTTATCCAAACGGCTTCTAAACGTGGGATTGGAATGATAATGGATACGGAAACTGGGAAAATTTTGGCGATGGCCTCTTTTCCCAATTTTGATCCCAACCATTTTCAAGATTTTCCTTTGGAATCTCATTCCAATTGGTCCATCCGCCATATCTACGAACCCGGATCTACAATGAAAATCTTCATTGCGCTGATGTTACTGAATGAAGGCAAAATCCTGCCAGGAGAAAGGTTTCATTGTCCGGGTTATATTGAAATTGGGAAAACCACCATTCGTTGTACAGACAACCATGGCCATGTCAATTTGGATGAAATTTTACAATACTCTTGTAACGTAGGAATCATCAAAGCTGCCCAAAAAATTGATGAAGCAACTTACTACAATTATATGGATAAATTTAAATTTGGAAAACGAACTAATTTCTCCATCCATGAAGCAAAAGGGTATTTACCTCCTTTAAACAGATGGAACAAAAGTACACCTTACTTTTTGTCCATTGGACAAGGTTTATCTGTCACACCCATCCAACTCATCACTGCAGCGGCGGCGGTTGTGAATGGTGGGATTTTATTTGAACCTTCCGTGGTTTCCCAAGTGACCAATTCATACGGGGAACTAGTTCATGAATTTTCCATAAAACATGAGTTACTTGGAATTAAAGAGGGTGCTGCCAAAAAAACCTTAAACGCCATGAGTAAGGCCGTTTCTCAAGGAACGGGAAAAAAAGCTTATTTAGAAAACTACTTTATCGCTGGAAAAACAGGAACCTCACAAAAAGCAAAAGCGGGAGCTGGATACCAAGCAGGTTTATTTACAGCTAGTTTTCTTGGATTTTTCCCAGCTGAAAAACCAAAGTATGTTGGTCTTATCGTTTTTGATGAACCTGGGGGGGATGCCCATACGGGTGGTGGGATTGCAGCACCTGTCTTTCGTGAGGTGGTCGAAAGTATCATTCCCATTGTAGAAAAAAGTGAGAAGGCACTAGTTTACCGACTGAAAGGTGAGAGAAATAAAATCTACAAACTGGATTCTAAGGTGATGCCGGATCTGAGTGGATTCACTGCTTCCGAAACCATTCAAATTTTAAAACAACTCAAAGCAGAATACAAATTGGAAGGTTCTGGATTTGTCAAATCACAAGATCCAAAAGCAGGAACTTCCCTTTCCCCCAATGCCACAATCAAAATTATTTTGGAACCGTAA
- the lepB gene encoding signal peptidase I codes for MDMETETKVSRWWVKFKRYTRRSLLIFFFLCFLLFVRIFLFQIYSIQGNSMYPTLEHGSVVFVWKGGFAISAKFFGTELLYTDPKINKLDLVLFVSKEEELVVKRVIGLPGEFYSIEAGRVLIDSTELLENYLPKGTYTSEPSTSIFLNRHNTPFLAMDKQGRIPPGYYLLLGDNRQYSTDSRSFGLVPVEKIKGKVIFYF; via the coding sequence ATGGATATGGAAACAGAAACTAAAGTCTCCCGGTGGTGGGTAAAATTCAAACGATACACTCGTCGCAGCCTTTTGATTTTTTTCTTTCTCTGTTTTCTCCTATTTGTACGCATATTTTTATTCCAAATCTATTCCATTCAGGGAAATTCCATGTACCCGACCTTAGAACATGGGTCGGTAGTCTTTGTTTGGAAAGGTGGGTTCGCCATTTCTGCCAAATTCTTTGGAACCGAGCTACTGTATACAGACCCCAAAATCAATAAATTGGATTTGGTACTGTTTGTGAGTAAGGAAGAGGAACTTGTCGTCAAACGAGTGATAGGTTTACCTGGAGAATTTTATTCCATTGAAGCCGGACGAGTCCTGATTGATTCTACCGAGCTGTTAGAGAATTATCTTCCGAAAGGAACCTACACAAGTGAGCCAAGTACTTCCATATTTCTTAACCGTCATAACACACCTTTTCTAGCTATGGACAAACAAGGAAGGATTCCTCCAGGTTATTATCTTCTTCTGGGTGACAACAGGCAATATTCAACGGATTCCCGTTCGTTTGGACTTGTCCCTGTAGAAAAAATCAAAGGCAAAGTGATCTTCTATTTTTAA
- the thrC gene encoding threonine synthase: MSLTKYQFRAQFRCTNDSCRKTYPLHQVIYSCESCGELLNVEHDIDSLKQVSASEWKSEFESRFRSSQFPNASGVWGKKEWVLPGISDENIITSGEGSSHLYDASRFAKDLGLASLHVKQCGVSHTGSFKDLGMTVLVSQVNQMISDGVPIQAVACASTGDTSAALASYAAKAGIPSIILLPANKVSTAQLIQPVANGALVLALETDFDGCMAVVKELTKEKSIYLANSMNSLRIEGQKTISVEITQQLGWKVPDWVVIPGGNLGNVSALGMGFEMMYELGLIDKLPRIVLAQAKNASPLYESFKKGFADFSPVTAEKTLASAIQIGDPVSVKKAIRILKKFNGIVEVATEEELANAAARGDLYGLYNDPHTGVALAALLKSVESGVVKKGESVVVISTANGLKFTEFKLAFHEGKIPNIDEKLKNRIQSCKPNLSGVMEILSKQLKKS; this comes from the coding sequence ATGTCACTTACAAAATATCAATTCCGAGCACAGTTTCGTTGCACCAATGACTCTTGTCGCAAAACCTACCCTCTCCACCAAGTGATTTATTCCTGCGAATCTTGCGGGGAACTTTTAAATGTCGAACATGATATAGACAGTCTCAAACAAGTTTCGGCGAGTGAATGGAAATCGGAATTTGAATCTCGGTTCCGTTCCAGCCAATTTCCCAATGCCTCTGGTGTTTGGGGGAAAAAGGAATGGGTGCTTCCGGGCATAAGTGATGAAAATATCATCACTTCGGGAGAAGGAAGTTCGCATTTGTATGACGCTTCTCGTTTTGCAAAAGATTTAGGACTAGCGAGCCTTCACGTCAAACAGTGTGGTGTTTCTCACACCGGTTCTTTTAAAGATTTAGGCATGACAGTTCTTGTGAGCCAAGTCAATCAAATGATCTCCGATGGGGTTCCCATCCAAGCAGTTGCATGCGCATCTACGGGAGATACTTCTGCCGCCCTCGCCTCTTATGCAGCCAAAGCAGGAATTCCATCCATAATCCTTCTACCAGCGAACAAGGTATCGACGGCACAGCTCATCCAACCTGTTGCCAACGGCGCCTTAGTTTTAGCACTGGAAACAGACTTTGATGGTTGTATGGCAGTGGTAAAAGAACTCACCAAAGAAAAATCGATTTATCTTGCCAATTCTATGAATTCCTTACGTATCGAAGGCCAAAAAACAATTTCTGTCGAAATCACACAACAGTTAGGTTGGAAGGTCCCAGATTGGGTTGTTATTCCTGGTGGAAACTTAGGGAATGTTTCTGCACTCGGAATGGGATTTGAAATGATGTATGAACTTGGTCTAATCGATAAGTTACCAAGAATTGTATTAGCACAGGCAAAAAATGCAAGTCCCCTCTATGAATCGTTTAAGAAAGGTTTTGCGGACTTTTCTCCAGTCACTGCAGAAAAAACCTTAGCCTCTGCGATCCAAATTGGTGATCCAGTCTCCGTAAAAAAAGCGATCAGGATCTTAAAAAAATTCAACGGAATTGTGGAAGTTGCAACGGAAGAAGAGTTGGCAAATGCGGCTGCTCGTGGGGATCTTTACGGACTTTACAATGATCCACACACGGGAGTGGCTCTTGCGGCCCTATTGAAATCGGTGGAATCTGGAGTTGTCAAAAAGGGTGAGTCAGTGGTTGTGATTTCCACAGCGAATGGACTGAAGTTCACAGAATTCAAACTCGCCTTTCATGAAGGGAAAATCCCTAATATTGATGAGAAACTGAAGAACCGAATCCAATCTTGCAAGCCGAATCTCAGCGGAGTCATGGAAATCCTAAGCAAACAACTGAAGAAATCATAA
- the leuS gene encoding leucine--tRNA ligase yields MNYPFQDIEQKWQKHWDDHQTFRTNAHSTKPKYYCLDMFPYPSGAGLHVGHPEGYTATDIISRLKRMEGFEVLHPMGWDAFGLPAERYAMTTGVHPRTTTKNNIDTFRRQIKSLGLSYDWNREISTTHPDYYRWTQWIFLQIYNSYFDRNENKALPITTLIKILESDGSSGFEGKELPKEIQFSSAEWKSKSRKEKEDILSHFRLVYEANIPVNWCEALGTVLANEEVEEWTSKGYSVERKPMRQYMMRITSYAERLLNDLSLCEWPTSTLEMQRNWIGKSEGLELSFPVPSISKEITVYTTRPDTIFGATYLVLAPEHPLVSLLTTPEQKSAVEKYQKDCSLKSDLERTELNKDKTGVFTGSYASLPTDASIKVPIYISDYVLISYGTGAIMAVPAHDQRDYDFAVKFQLPIQQVIDGKMEPNLAFDSKDSVCINSSSAEVQLDGKSYKDAFQTMSTWAEKKGIGRKKVQFKLRDWLFARQRYWGEPIPLVHFADGTPKALSDSELPLVLPDLEEFKPSGTGESPLALAKDWLVYTDPETGEVGKRETNTMPQWAGSCYYYLRYIDPRNNDKLIDPELEKAWMPVEVYVGGAEHAVLHLLYSRFWHKILFDLGHVSSPEPFQKLVHQGLILGEDKGKMSKSRGNVVNPDDVVSEFGADTLRLFEMFMGPFEMSKPWSKNGVDGVFRFLNRVWRLFHSGENESFFVEDIEPTEAELKTLHRTIKKVKDDIDHFSFNTAVSQMMIFINEFTTNPRKPRKVLEPFVLALSPYAPHLAEELWEKLGHKESLAYHPYPKWEEKYLLDANITIVIQVNGKMRGEFLAPRDIEEKEVLTLAKAVEKAKPFWEGKEIKKEIYVKGKLVNIVVAG; encoded by the coding sequence ATGAATTATCCATTCCAAGATATTGAACAAAAATGGCAAAAACACTGGGACGACCACCAGACCTTTCGCACAAACGCCCATTCAACCAAACCTAAATACTATTGTTTAGACATGTTTCCTTACCCAAGTGGCGCAGGACTGCACGTAGGCCACCCTGAGGGATATACAGCCACCGACATCATTTCACGACTCAAACGAATGGAAGGATTTGAAGTCCTTCACCCAATGGGATGGGACGCTTTTGGCCTTCCTGCTGAAAGATATGCGATGACCACGGGTGTTCACCCTCGCACCACCACAAAGAACAATATTGATACATTTCGTCGCCAAATCAAAAGCCTTGGCCTATCTTATGATTGGAACCGGGAGATCTCCACAACTCACCCAGACTATTATCGTTGGACTCAGTGGATTTTCCTGCAAATCTACAATTCCTACTTTGATCGGAACGAAAACAAAGCCCTACCCATCACCACACTCATCAAAATCTTAGAATCGGATGGATCCTCCGGATTTGAAGGAAAGGAACTGCCTAAAGAAATCCAGTTTTCTTCTGCAGAGTGGAAGTCCAAATCCCGTAAGGAAAAGGAAGATATCCTCTCCCATTTCCGTTTGGTGTATGAGGCAAACATTCCCGTCAACTGGTGTGAAGCCCTCGGCACCGTTCTTGCCAATGAAGAAGTAGAAGAATGGACATCCAAAGGGTATTCTGTCGAAAGAAAACCCATGCGCCAATACATGATGCGCATTACTTCTTACGCCGAACGCCTGTTAAATGATCTTTCTCTTTGCGAATGGCCCACTTCTACCTTGGAGATGCAAAGGAATTGGATTGGAAAATCAGAAGGATTGGAACTCAGTTTTCCTGTTCCCTCAATTTCCAAAGAAATCACTGTTTATACAACAAGACCCGATACCATTTTTGGAGCGACTTATCTTGTTCTTGCGCCGGAACACCCACTTGTTTCTCTGCTCACCACTCCCGAACAAAAATCGGCCGTGGAAAAATACCAAAAGGATTGTTCGCTAAAAAGTGATTTGGAACGCACCGAACTGAATAAAGACAAAACTGGTGTGTTTACAGGTTCCTACGCTAGTTTGCCAACAGATGCTTCAATCAAAGTTCCCATTTATATTTCTGATTATGTTTTAATTTCCTATGGAACCGGTGCCATTATGGCGGTTCCGGCTCACGACCAAAGAGACTATGACTTTGCCGTGAAGTTCCAACTTCCGATCCAACAAGTGATCGATGGAAAGATGGAACCAAATCTTGCTTTTGATTCCAAAGATTCCGTTTGTATCAACTCCTCTTCCGCAGAAGTGCAGTTAGATGGCAAATCTTACAAAGACGCCTTCCAAACCATGTCCACTTGGGCGGAAAAAAAAGGCATCGGTCGTAAAAAAGTCCAATTCAAACTCAGAGATTGGTTATTTGCCAGACAAAGGTATTGGGGTGAACCCATTCCTCTCGTTCACTTTGCCGATGGAACACCGAAAGCCTTATCTGATTCCGAACTTCCTTTGGTTCTTCCTGACTTAGAAGAATTCAAACCGTCAGGAACGGGGGAATCTCCCCTAGCCCTTGCGAAAGATTGGCTAGTTTATACCGATCCTGAAACGGGAGAAGTAGGAAAAAGAGAAACCAATACCATGCCCCAGTGGGCCGGTTCTTGTTATTATTACCTTCGTTACATTGACCCAAGAAACAACGACAAACTGATTGATCCAGAACTAGAAAAAGCATGGATGCCGGTGGAAGTCTATGTGGGTGGGGCAGAACACGCCGTATTACACTTGCTATACTCCAGATTTTGGCATAAAATCCTTTTTGATTTAGGACATGTTTCCTCACCAGAACCCTTCCAAAAGTTGGTCCACCAAGGATTGATTTTGGGAGAAGACAAAGGAAAAATGTCCAAATCACGTGGGAACGTGGTCAATCCAGATGATGTGGTCTCTGAATTTGGTGCAGACACACTTAGGCTTTTTGAAATGTTTATGGGTCCGTTTGAAATGTCCAAACCTTGGAGTAAAAACGGAGTCGATGGTGTCTTTCGATTTTTAAATCGAGTATGGAGACTTTTTCATTCAGGCGAAAACGAATCCTTCTTTGTAGAAGATATTGAACCTACCGAAGCCGAACTCAAAACACTACATCGAACCATCAAAAAAGTAAAAGACGATATCGATCATTTTTCATTCAACACAGCTGTTTCTCAGATGATGATCTTCATCAATGAGTTTACAACCAATCCGAGAAAACCGAGAAAAGTTTTGGAGCCGTTTGTTTTGGCCCTCTCTCCTTATGCACCTCATTTGGCAGAAGAACTTTGGGAAAAACTCGGACACAAAGAATCACTCGCTTACCATCCTTATCCTAAATGGGAAGAGAAGTATTTACTCGATGCGAACATCACCATTGTGATCCAAGTGAATGGAAAGATGAGAGGAGAGTTTCTTGCTCCAAGGGACATCGAAGAGAAAGAAGTTTTGACCCTCGCCAAAGCAGTGGAAAAAGCAAAACCGTTTTGGGAAGGCAAAGAAATCAAAAAAGAAATCTACGTGAAGGGAAAACTTGTGAACATTGTGGTTGCAGGCTAA
- a CDS encoding ABC transporter ATP-binding protein, translating into MLEFKNVFKSFHNESETIDVLKNISFRIETGEFVAIIGPSGSGKSTLLGVAAGLDKPDTGIVALDGIDVTLENESNLADLRADRIGFIFQNFQLLPGLNAIENVGIPLYLKSSLTEAEILKKSEKILESVSMSHRATHFPKQLSGGEEQRIAIARSFVNDPKIIFADEPTANLDFKNSKTILDLLLYRNKEQGTTLVVVTHDPDVAKLADRVLEMKDGEIISDSRNQKKSRPTSSVKLASKKTTKQKKTIGTSKKASR; encoded by the coding sequence GTGTTGGAATTTAAAAATGTGTTTAAGTCATTTCACAATGAATCGGAAACGATTGATGTGTTGAAAAATATTTCATTTCGCATTGAAACAGGTGAATTTGTAGCGATTATAGGCCCATCTGGCTCAGGCAAGTCAACACTACTCGGTGTAGCGGCCGGTCTAGATAAACCGGATACAGGAATTGTTGCATTGGATGGAATCGATGTGACTTTGGAGAATGAATCGAATTTAGCTGATTTACGTGCCGATCGGATTGGTTTTATCTTTCAAAACTTCCAATTGCTTCCTGGACTCAATGCCATTGAGAATGTAGGGATTCCGTTATACTTAAAATCATCACTTACAGAAGCAGAGATCTTAAAAAAATCAGAAAAGATATTAGAGTCTGTATCTATGTCCCATCGTGCGACACACTTCCCAAAACAGTTGTCAGGTGGTGAAGAACAAAGAATTGCCATTGCTAGGAGTTTTGTGAATGATCCTAAAATCATATTTGCAGATGAACCCACTGCAAACTTAGATTTTAAAAATAGTAAAACAATCCTAGACCTACTTTTGTACAGAAACAAAGAACAAGGAACCACTCTAGTTGTGGTAACTCATGACCCCGATGTGGCAAAACTAGCCGATCGTGTGTTAGAAATGAAAGATGGGGAAATTATTTCGGATTCTCGGAACCAAAAGAAAAGTAGGCCGACTTCTTCTGTAAAATTGGCCTCAAAAAAGACCACCAAACAGAAAAAAACGATAGGAACTTCGAAGAAGGCCAGTCGATGA
- a CDS encoding ABC transporter permease, translated as MKASLFRFYLKRELFSRFRYSLLIVVSITLGVGSVIGIHSYKDNTANAIKREAKSIMGADIALQSPQEITKTAEKLVETTLPEGSETSASIQFLSMISNESGEENSLSFIKAVETNYPFYGEMKTEPEAAYRNLKPNQVLLDKSLVENLKLKLGDRVRLGDSLLVLAGVVVKEPGAVGSFVGSAPGSIIRRDTANKTGLVQRGSRIRYTIYAKFPDSVDSLDWKDKEFESLIKEDLTIYHNTEVNSGSQQFIKNTFDYMALLALAGFFLGAISVYTAVRTRLLEKRNEIAILMCLGAKPNVILLLVFAEILILSIFGTTLGLALGYGIQSILPDISGLMSVETGIVFGLSFSSILWSLVLGVVLPLLISIPLVLETRSVKPLAALKEVESQTSGNLSTSKWQFVSFLLIYILFTSLAVLETESIFKGILFTLVLLTLPVLVYGLYILLGLFITKISKLGWLSKEWSLVTKKVTRKSGALRLSIIGLGSALFILTLSLILQESLLELSGAREIERRPNMFLLDIRETQKDNLLTAIKEFPVEKQYLAPVIGARLSKVNGEPIKKEDTIKNAMDRNWRATARTREYFLSYRDTLYDTEEVTKGNWWNESGRNEVSVERDFAGYLQAGVGDELTFNVQGREVSGKITNLRSVNWADMKPNFVVLFSKGILEKAPRFYIVSLLIDTNEDRYQLQKVIVNQFPNITVIDTEKTIQAFMGILEKVTQMMALMTAFILAASFVLVFTTLYASQSERKREFALLRVIGANSRFMGKHFLREALLVSIISFLLGLIYAVVSNEVLNRSVLELRSVYPYGQLSLVFVGICFVTVSLYALGLFSFFRMPTKTVLKEIK; from the coding sequence ATGAAAGCATCTCTGTTTCGTTTTTACCTAAAACGGGAATTATTTTCTCGGTTTCGGTATTCACTCCTCATCGTTGTTTCGATTACTCTCGGTGTAGGCTCTGTGATTGGGATCCATTCCTATAAAGACAATACTGCAAATGCGATCAAAAGAGAGGCAAAATCGATTATGGGGGCCGATATCGCCCTACAATCCCCCCAAGAAATCACAAAAACAGCGGAAAAATTGGTCGAAACCACCCTACCTGAAGGCTCAGAAACCAGTGCCTCCATCCAGTTTTTATCTATGATTTCCAATGAATCGGGGGAAGAGAATTCGCTCAGTTTTATCAAAGCAGTGGAAACAAATTACCCCTTCTACGGAGAAATGAAAACCGAACCGGAAGCGGCGTACCGAAATTTAAAACCAAACCAGGTTTTACTGGATAAATCCCTTGTGGAGAATCTCAAATTAAAACTCGGAGATCGAGTGCGATTAGGCGATAGTTTGCTTGTGTTAGCCGGTGTTGTGGTAAAAGAACCAGGTGCTGTCGGATCTTTTGTGGGATCGGCTCCCGGTTCCATCATTCGTAGGGATACGGCAAACAAAACTGGCCTAGTACAACGAGGAAGTCGGATTCGTTATACGATCTATGCCAAGTTTCCGGATTCCGTCGACAGTTTAGATTGGAAAGACAAAGAGTTTGAATCTCTTATCAAAGAAGACTTAACCATCTATCACAATACAGAAGTGAATTCTGGATCTCAACAGTTTATCAAAAACACTTTTGATTATATGGCACTCCTTGCACTTGCTGGTTTTTTTCTTGGCGCTATCTCCGTATATACAGCTGTCAGAACTCGGTTACTGGAAAAGAGAAATGAAATCGCCATCCTTATGTGTCTCGGTGCCAAACCGAATGTGATTTTACTTTTGGTCTTTGCTGAAATTTTGATTCTTTCTATCTTTGGAACCACACTTGGATTGGCACTTGGGTATGGAATCCAATCCATCTTACCTGATATCAGCGGGCTTATGTCAGTAGAAACAGGGATAGTATTTGGATTATCTTTTTCTTCCATTCTTTGGAGTTTGGTGCTTGGCGTTGTACTTCCTTTACTGATTTCCATTCCTCTTGTTTTAGAAACAAGATCGGTGAAACCACTGGCAGCATTAAAAGAAGTAGAATCACAAACCAGTGGGAATTTATCCACATCCAAATGGCAGTTTGTTTCTTTCCTTTTGATTTACATTTTATTTACAAGTCTTGCTGTTCTCGAAACAGAAAGTATCTTTAAAGGAATTCTTTTTACTTTAGTTTTGTTAACCTTACCCGTTCTTGTATACGGATTGTATATACTTCTTGGACTATTCATCACTAAAATTTCTAAACTGGGATGGCTATCGAAAGAGTGGAGTCTTGTGACAAAAAAAGTAACTCGTAAATCGGGAGCCTTAAGACTATCCATCATTGGCCTTGGGTCTGCTCTTTTTATCCTCACTTTGTCCCTTATCTTACAAGAAAGTTTACTGGAACTGAGTGGTGCCCGTGAGATCGAACGTAGACCCAATATGTTTCTTTTGGACATCCGAGAAACGCAAAAAGATAACCTACTAACAGCGATTAAAGAATTTCCTGTGGAAAAACAATATTTGGCTCCGGTGATTGGGGCAAGACTTTCCAAAGTCAATGGAGAACCCATCAAAAAAGAAGATACCATCAAAAACGCAATGGATCGGAATTGGCGGGCCACTGCCAGAACTCGTGAATACTTTTTATCGTATCGGGACACGCTCTATGATACCGAAGAAGTGACCAAAGGGAATTGGTGGAACGAATCCGGTCGGAATGAAGTTTCGGTAGAACGTGATTTCGCAGGTTATTTGCAAGCAGGGGTAGGGGATGAACTCACCTTCAATGTCCAAGGCCGTGAAGTTTCAGGAAAAATCACAAACCTTCGTTCGGTGAACTGGGCTGATATGAAACCTAACTTTGTGGTTCTCTTTTCCAAAGGAATTTTAGAAAAAGCTCCTCGGTTTTATATTGTTTCCTTACTGATTGATACAAATGAAGACAGATACCAATTACAAAAAGTAATCGTGAATCAGTTTCCGAATATCACGGTGATTGATACGGAAAAAACCATCCAAGCCTTTATGGGAATTTTGGAAAAAGTGACACAGATGATGGCACTGATGACAGCCTTTATTTTGGCAGCTTCTTTTGTTCTCGTCTTTACCACCTTATATGCAAGCCAATCGGAACGAAAACGGGAATTTGCTTTGTTAAGAGTGATTGGTGCCAACAGTCGGTTTATGGGTAAACATTTTCTTAGAGAAGCACTGCTTGTTTCCATAATTTCGTTTTTACTGGGACTCATCTATGCAGTCGTTTCCAACGAGGTGCTGAACCGATCAGTTTTGGAGCTTCGAAGTGTGTATCCTTATGGACAACTTTCCCTAGTATTTGTAGGGATTTGTTTTGTGACGGTGAGTTTGTATGCACTCGGACTCTTTAGTTTCTTTCGAATGCCAACAAAGACGGTACTGAAAGAAATCAAATAA
- a CDS encoding ATP-binding protein yields the protein MNLSEITSIRDGNPQCKTCGGVGITLAEHVRGSRSGALVLCHCIGSDCNTCESKGQPPYMTFDRKLDKMLPCVCHNARFSLRNLENLVEKANIPARYRFQFLSTIDIGDTANDPDMSFIIAHDWANELVHKFKNPDFSPQGFYLWGGTGSGKTLLACVILNELIFRYGITCKYAKVNKDFLSAIRDTYQSDSETHGQERSIEKEFANVDVLIIDDFGVQKESEFNNRKLYDLIDSRYEQEKLTLLTSNHSLVEWRDRGQGRIYSRLMEMTKEIELKCPDYRTKFVKR from the coding sequence ATGAATTTATCCGAAATTACTTCCATCCGAGACGGAAATCCGCAGTGTAAAACCTGTGGAGGGGTCGGAATTACCTTAGCAGAACATGTCCGGGGCTCGCGTTCCGGGGCGCTAGTGCTTTGCCATTGTATTGGCAGCGACTGTAACACTTGTGAGTCGAAGGGACAGCCCCCTTATATGACTTTTGATCGAAAATTGGACAAAATGCTCCCATGTGTTTGCCACAATGCTCGGTTTTCCCTTCGGAACCTAGAGAATTTAGTCGAAAAAGCCAACATTCCGGCACGCTACCGCTTCCAATTTTTGTCCACAATTGACATTGGAGACACTGCAAACGATCCCGATATGTCTTTTATCATCGCTCATGACTGGGCCAATGAGCTCGTTCATAAATTTAAAAATCCTGATTTTTCTCCACAAGGGTTTTATCTTTGGGGTGGGACTGGGTCTGGGAAAACCTTACTCGCTTGTGTGATTTTAAACGAACTCATCTTTCGTTATGGGATCACTTGTAAGTATGCAAAGGTAAACAAAGACTTTTTGTCTGCGATTCGTGATACTTACCAATCCGATAGCGAAACTCATGGACAAGAACGTTCTATCGAAAAGGAATTTGCGAACGTGGATGTTCTTATCATTGATGACTTTGGAGTACAGAAAGAATCCGAATTCAACAATAGAAAGTTATACGATCTGATTGATAGTCGTTATGAACAAGAAAAACTGACACTTCTCACTTCCAACCACTCGCTTGTGGAGTGGAGGGATCGGGGCCAAGGTCGCATATACTCACGGCTCATGGAAATGACCAAAGAAATTGAATTAAAGTGTCCGGACTATCGCACTAAGTTTGTAAAGAGGTAA